The segment GTTACAGTTATTGCGGTATTTTTAGTATTTTATATATTGAATTCATTTGTTCCAGTAAATTCTGAAACTATTGTTTTTTCTCCTCCTTCGAACATATTTTTAAAAGCCGTAAAGTCATCCCAAGGAGATTATTATTATCAGTCAACAAAAGGTGGTAAAACAGTTCCCTCTGTTCAAGGTATGTCGCCATCAATTAAAGTATCAAAAGGAAATCTTGTTCAGATTCATTTGATTAATGAGGAAAAAAATGAACTTGGTTTGTCTTCCAAACATAATTTGAATATTGATGAATTTAATGTTCATACAAAAGATCTAGGATATTTTCAAAGTGAGTCTATCACATTTTTGGCAGATAAAACCGGTTCTTTTGAATACTATTCATCAATTCATCCCAACATGAAGGGAATTATTGTTGTAGATTGAGTAATTAATTTTGATGATAATTCCAAAAAATAAATTATATTTTATAAATTGAAACAGATTCAAATTTATGCCCAAATCCTTTAAAGAAAAATCATAGATCGACTATTTTGCGTTGAGTTGTGTTTAGCAAACTAGACAGAATACCTCAATGATTTATAAGACGATTCTCAATTTTTTGAGTTCATGGCAAAGGTTTACGACGTACCAGCAGATGTATTGATTGGAAAATTAGCTGCAATTCTCAAGAATGAAGATATTCCAGCTCCTAGTTGGATTCCATTTGTTAAAAGCGGAGCTCATGCCGACAAACCACCACAAGACAGAGATTGGTGGTATACTAGATGTGCATCATTAATGAGAAAAATTTACCTTAACGGACCTATTGGAGTAAATGAATTGAGAAATGAATATGGTGGTGGTAAACCATCAGGATATGGAGCAGCACATCATAAAGATGCAGGCGGTGCAATTATCAGAAATGCAATTCATGGATTAGAAAAATTAGGTTACATTGAGCAAGTTGAGAAAAAAGGGCGTATTGTTTCAAAACAAGGAATGCAAAAACTTGATAGACTTGCAACAGAAATTCTTAAAGAACTAATTGTTGAAAATCCTCAATTGAAAGTATACACTTAGATTCAAAATGAGTTTTCCAGAACCTGACGAATTACCTCAACATAACCAAGATCACGAATCAGTAGCACAAAAAGAGCAAATTCTAAAACAAATTCTTTCACCAGAAGCTCGAATGAGATTAAACAATATCAAAATGGTAAAAGCTGAACTATGTGAATTAGTTGAACAATATTTGATCGGAATGGCAACTCAAGGAAAAATTAGAGGTCAGCTAAATGATGATCAATTAAAGCAAATATTACTTTCAATTCAACAACCAAAACGCGATTTTAAGATAAACCGAGTCTAAATCTAAAATTTATTTATGGGTAAGATCTGGGGTTAGTCATGAAAGCAGTTGTTTATAATGAATATGCACCAGATGATAATTTTGCTAAAATCCTCAAAGTCCAGGATATAGATGATCCAAAACCAAAAGCAGATGAAGTAGTTTTCAAGGTTAAAGCTGCTGCTCTTAATTATAATGATATTTGGGGAATGAGAGGTCAACCAGTTCCAGTTCCATTACCACATGTGTCAGGCTCTGATGCAGCTGGAGATGTAATCGCAGTTGGTGATGATGTTAAAAATATCAAAGTAGGAGATAGAGTTGTATCACACTCTAACATGTCCTGTAGAGTTTGTAAAGCATGTACTGATGGACGAGAGTTTGATTGTATTAACAGAACAATTTGGGGATTCCAAACTGGTCCAACTTGGGGTGCATTCCAAGAAATTACCCATTTACCAGAAGTTAATGTTTCAAAAATTCCAGAAGG is part of the Nitrosopumilus sp. genome and harbors:
- a CDS encoding DNA-binding protein — translated: MSFPEPDELPQHNQDHESVAQKEQILKQILSPEARMRLNNIKMVKAELCELVEQYLIGMATQGKIRGQLNDDQLKQILLSIQQPKRDFKINRV
- a CDS encoding cupredoxin domain-containing protein, which translates into the protein MNSFVPVNSETIVFSPPSNIFLKAVKSSQGDYYYQSTKGGKTVPSVQGMSPSIKVSKGNLVQIHLINEEKNELGLSSKHNLNIDEFNVHTKDLGYFQSESITFLADKTGSFEYYSSIHPNMKGIIVVD
- a CDS encoding 30S ribosomal protein S19e; amino-acid sequence: MAKVYDVPADVLIGKLAAILKNEDIPAPSWIPFVKSGAHADKPPQDRDWWYTRCASLMRKIYLNGPIGVNELRNEYGGGKPSGYGAAHHKDAGGAIIRNAIHGLEKLGYIEQVEKKGRIVSKQGMQKLDRLATEILKELIVENPQLKVYT